DNA from Candidatus Fermentibacter sp.:
TCGAACCCGGCGGCTACGATCCTGTCGAGGTACGAGCCGGGGCTGCCGTAGATGATGGCCTGCCACTCCGGGTCCCAGTACTCCACCAGATAGTTTCCCGGCCAGTCGGGGTTCCCCGACCCCAGCCAGGACGGCGGGTCCGTCACCCAGGAAGGATCCCAGTACCACCGGTAGTCCTCGGCTTCGCCTATGCTCATGTAACAGA
Protein-coding regions in this window:
- a CDS encoding endo alpha-1,4 polygalactosaminidase, with amino-acid sequence MFVIDLSCCGEQLGPAEVEALSTKPGGESRIVLCYMSIGEAEDYRWYWDPSWVTDPPSWLGSGNPDWPGNYLVEYWDPEWQAIIYGSPGSYLDRIVAAGFDGVYLDKVDSFEEY